Within the Longimicrobium sp. genome, the region GGTGCCGGGGCTTTCCGACGACCAGCGCCGCCGCATCCGCCTGGCCGCGCGGTGTCCCGAGGTGCCGGCCCTGCCCCGCGTTCCGGGCGCGGGCGAGGTGTTCGCGGAAGACGGAGTGCGCTGCCAGCGCATGCACAACGGCGTACGGGTGGTGGAAGACGGCTACTGCGGCCGGTGGATGACGGAGCTCATCCGCGAGCTGCGAGGCTACCACGAGCCGCAGGAGGAAGCCGTCTTCCACCAGCTGCTGCCCCGGGTGCGCCAGGGCGGCACCATGGTGGAGCTGGGCGGCTACTGGGGCTACTACTCGCTGTGGTTTCAGCGGGTGGTGGCCGATGCGCGCACCTACCTGGTGGAGCCCGATCCCGGGCACCTGCGGGTGGGGCGGCAGAACTTTGCCCTGAACGGCGCCGAGGGGCGGTTCACCGAGGCGGCGGTGGGGCGGGTGTCGGGCCCGCCGGCGCCCTTTCCGTGCGACAGCGACGGGCTGGTACGCCAGGTGCCCCGGGTGTCGCTCGACGACTTCCTGGCCCGCGAGGGGATCGAGTCGGTCGACGTCCTGCTGGCCGACATCCAGGGCTTCGAGCTGGAGATGCTGGAGGGCGCGTCGGGCGCGCTGGACCGCGGCGCCATCCGGTTCCTGGTCCTGTCCACGCACCACCACTCCATCTCGGGCGACCCGCTGACCCACCAGAAGTGCCTGCAGCTGCTGCAGGGGCGGGGCGCGCGGATCATCGCCGCCCACGGTGTGGCCGAGTCGTACACCGGCGACGGGCTGATCGTGGCGGCGCTACGCCCGGAGGACGCCTCGCTGCCCACCGTGGAAGTGAGCCACAACCGGGCGTCCGAAAGCCTCTTCCGCGAAGTGGAGTACGACCTGGCCGACGCCTGGGCGCAGATCGCCGAGCTGCGGCGGGTGGCGCAGTGGCCGCCGGTCCGGCTCGCGCGCGCCGTGCTTCGGCGCGCCCGGGGCCTTTCATATCAACGCAGCAGGCCATGAGATTACGATCGCTGCTGGGACGCGCGGCGCGGCCCGGGCGCGAATGGCTGTTCGACAACCGTCGCGTCGACACCCTTCGCCTGGAGGTGGCCGCGCTCGACGCGAAGCTCACGTTCATGCAGGAGGCGCTGGGCCGGATCGAGGCGCGCCAGAACGCGGCAGCCGGCTTCCGCTCGCTGCAGGAGAGCGAATTCAGGGTGTTCTCGCAATGGGGCGAGGACGGGATCATCCAGGCGCTGGTACGCGAGGTGCCGCTGCGGGAACGCGCATTCGTGGAGTTCGGCGTCGAGGACTACACCGAGGCGAACACCCGCTTCCTGCTCCTGAACTACGGGTGGCGCGGGCTGGTGATCGAGGCCGATGCCGATCACGTGGCCCGCATCCGCCAGAGCCGGGAGCACTGGCTGTACGACCTGCAGGTTGCGCACAGCTTCATCACCCGGGACAACATCAACGGAATCCTGCGCGACGCCGGGATGACGGGCGAAATCGGCCTCCTGTCGGTGGATATCGACGGCAACGATTACTGGGTCTGGGACGCGATCGACGTGGTTCAACCCACGATCGTGGTGGCGGAGTACAACTACCGCTTCGGCCCCCGGGCCACGGTGACCGTGCCGTACGCCGCGGACTTCAGCCGGTTCGAAGCCCACCCTTCGTGGATCTACTACGGTGCGTCGCTGGGCGCTCTCTG harbors:
- a CDS encoding FkbM family methyltransferase, which gives rise to MSGAAPAAFGGAPPVPGLSDDQRRRIRLAARCPEVPALPRVPGAGEVFAEDGVRCQRMHNGVRVVEDGYCGRWMTELIRELRGYHEPQEEAVFHQLLPRVRQGGTMVELGGYWGYYSLWFQRVVADARTYLVEPDPGHLRVGRQNFALNGAEGRFTEAAVGRVSGPPAPFPCDSDGLVRQVPRVSLDDFLAREGIESVDVLLADIQGFELEMLEGASGALDRGAIRFLVLSTHHHSISGDPLTHQKCLQLLQGRGARIIAAHGVAESYTGDGLIVAALRPEDASLPTVEVSHNRASESLFREVEYDLADAWAQIAELRRVAQWPPVRLARAVLRRARGLSYQRSRP